One segment of Gloeocapsa sp. PCC 7428 DNA contains the following:
- a CDS encoding transposase: MNPPKVNEYDYINFLIATQKAYSGTEAERVQPESANPPAHDAITRLLHRMEPSAEALWLEAHKHVSLKTGILVVDDSTLDKFYAKKMELVTRHWSGKHGRVVQGINLITLLWTEGDRHIPLDYRFYEKSVDGATKNEHFRSMLKTARERSFTPAGVVFDSWYSSLENLKLIRSYSWIWLTRLKRNRHINPDNKGNRPVCDVDISAAGTVVHLKGYGFIKVFKIVTPNGDIDYWATNDLRLGELQRLQCAEFAWAIEEYHRGLKQCCGAERAQVRSSRAQRNHVGLAIRAFLRLELHWFSTGISWFDAKLSIVREAIRAYLTTPRYSLNPTA; encoded by the coding sequence ATGAACCCACCAAAGGTAAACGAGTACGACTACATCAACTTTCTGATTGCGACACAGAAAGCATACAGTGGCACAGAAGCAGAGCGAGTTCAACCAGAGTCGGCAAATCCACCTGCCCACGATGCAATCACTCGCTTGCTGCATCGAATGGAGCCGTCAGCAGAGGCATTGTGGTTAGAAGCACACAAGCACGTCAGCTTGAAAACGGGGATTTTGGTCGTTGATGATTCTACGCTCGACAAGTTCTATGCCAAGAAAATGGAATTAGTGACTCGACATTGGTCTGGGAAGCATGGAAGGGTGGTACAAGGGATCAACCTAATAACGCTGCTGTGGACTGAAGGAGACCGTCACATTCCCCTAGATTATCGGTTTTACGAGAAGTCGGTAGATGGAGCTACAAAAAACGAGCATTTTCGCTCGATGCTGAAAACTGCCAGGGAACGTAGCTTTACCCCTGCTGGTGTTGTGTTTGATAGCTGGTACAGCAGCCTAGAAAATCTGAAGTTGATTCGCAGCTACAGTTGGATTTGGCTAACTCGGCTCAAACGCAATCGTCACATCAATCCTGACAACAAGGGCAATCGTCCCGTCTGTGATGTAGACATCTCTGCCGCAGGCACTGTAGTGCATCTCAAGGGCTATGGGTTTATCAAAGTATTCAAGATTGTCACCCCAAACGGTGACATTGACTACTGGGCAACCAACGACCTTAGGCTGGGAGAGTTACAGCGATTACAGTGCGCTGAGTTTGCCTGGGCGATTGAGGAATATCACCGGGGACTTAAGCAGTGCTGTGGTGCTGAACGGGCACAGGTACGTTCTTCAAGAGCGCAGCGCAACCACGTAGGTCTTGCAATTCGCGCCTTTTTACGCCTCGAACTCCACTGGTTTTCAACGGGTATCAGTTGGTTTGATGCGAAACTCAGCATTGTGCGAGAAGCAATTCGAGCTTATCTAACTACCCCTCGCTATTCTCTTAACCCAACTGCGTAA